The following are encoded in a window of Longibacter salinarum genomic DNA:
- a CDS encoding DUF2752 domain-containing protein: MTTRHILTRAMGGHMRRFPVEAGLWTAGLVLMAFMNPSAEGETWCLFARLGIEWCPGCGLGHAIAFMARGEWAASFAAHPFGAVVVAGLFVRIVRLLREAYGRRRPVFSTFSRR, encoded by the coding sequence ATGACGACGCGACACATACTTACACGGGCGATGGGCGGGCATATGCGCCGCTTTCCCGTCGAAGCCGGTCTCTGGACGGCGGGCCTTGTGCTCATGGCCTTCATGAATCCGTCGGCTGAAGGCGAAACGTGGTGCCTCTTTGCCCGCCTAGGTATTGAATGGTGTCCGGGCTGTGGTCTCGGTCATGCGATTGCTTTTATGGCGCGCGGAGAGTGGGCAGCTTCCTTCGCTGCTCATCCGTTCGGCGCGGTGGTCGTCGCAGGACTCTTCGTTCGAATTGTTCGCCTCCTTCGCGAAGCATACGGAAGACGCCGACCGGTCTTCTCCACTTTCTCCCGTCGGTAA
- the recQ gene encoding DNA helicase RecQ has product MDVTSADPRHVLQSVFGYDSFRPHQGEIIERITRGRNALVIMPTGGGKSLCYQIPALVRDGVGIVVSPLISLMQDQVDALQQLGIRAAVLNSSLSASERRIVEAQFAHGELDLCYVAPERVMRDRFIAAMKQTNVALIAIDEAHCISQWGHDFRPEYLQLSTLRETFPHVPTIGVTATADPPTQEVILERLHMSEDDLFVTGFDRPNINYRVVPKKRNPKQQLLQFIESEHRNDDSEHRHDSGIVYCLSRKRVESTAKFLADQGYEALPYHAGLSGTKREEHQDRFLREPGLIMVATVAFGMGIDKPDVRFVAHLDVPKTMESYYQETGRAGRDGHPSNAWMAYRLSDIVRMRKIIQSSTDNEEYRWAQHHKLNALFGYCETTDCRRRVILNYFGETDLPVDCGNCDNCLRSIDTWDGTVAAQKVLSCIARTGQRFGASHITDVIRGADTEKVRKFGHNDISTYGIGSERSKQAWRSIIRQLVAKGMVHVDITGYGSLKLDESCRPVLRGNRDVEFRHEPEPVSKRSSTKTAKRSNAPESGEARDLFDALREVRTKLAREQDVPPYVVFGDKTLLAMVEHRPTTPKEFRQLHGVGDVKLERYADAFLDVVRTFQES; this is encoded by the coding sequence ATGGATGTCACTTCCGCCGATCCCCGGCACGTACTGCAATCCGTTTTCGGCTACGATTCCTTCCGCCCGCATCAGGGGGAGATTATCGAGCGGATAACTCGAGGCCGGAACGCGCTCGTCATTATGCCGACCGGTGGAGGAAAGTCGCTCTGCTATCAGATTCCGGCACTTGTTCGAGACGGTGTCGGCATCGTTGTCTCGCCGCTCATCTCGCTGATGCAGGATCAGGTCGACGCGCTGCAGCAGCTCGGCATCCGTGCCGCTGTCCTAAACTCGAGCCTGTCGGCCAGTGAACGCCGAATCGTGGAAGCGCAGTTCGCCCACGGTGAACTCGATCTCTGCTACGTTGCCCCCGAACGCGTGATGCGCGACCGCTTCATCGCAGCCATGAAGCAGACGAATGTGGCTCTAATCGCGATCGACGAGGCGCACTGCATCTCTCAGTGGGGACACGACTTTCGGCCGGAGTACCTGCAGCTCAGCACGCTTCGGGAGACGTTTCCCCACGTCCCGACCATCGGCGTGACGGCGACGGCCGATCCACCGACGCAGGAGGTGATCCTGGAGCGTTTGCATATGTCGGAGGACGACCTTTTCGTCACGGGTTTCGACCGACCGAATATTAACTACCGCGTCGTCCCGAAGAAGCGAAACCCCAAGCAGCAGCTGCTCCAGTTCATTGAGTCTGAGCATCGGAACGATGACTCCGAGCATCGGCACGACAGCGGCATCGTCTACTGCCTGTCACGGAAGCGCGTCGAGTCAACCGCAAAATTTCTTGCGGACCAGGGCTACGAAGCTTTACCATATCACGCTGGACTTTCGGGCACAAAGCGAGAAGAGCATCAGGACCGCTTTCTCCGTGAGCCGGGACTCATCATGGTGGCAACCGTCGCGTTCGGGATGGGCATTGACAAGCCGGACGTGAGGTTTGTTGCGCATCTCGACGTGCCGAAGACGATGGAGTCGTATTACCAGGAAACGGGGCGTGCCGGGCGGGACGGGCATCCGTCGAATGCGTGGATGGCGTATCGCCTGTCCGACATCGTACGCATGCGGAAAATCATTCAGTCGTCGACCGACAACGAGGAGTATCGCTGGGCGCAGCATCACAAACTGAATGCGCTTTTCGGGTACTGCGAGACGACGGATTGCCGCCGTCGCGTCATCCTCAACTACTTTGGCGAAACCGATCTACCGGTCGATTGCGGCAATTGCGACAATTGTCTCCGCTCGATCGACACGTGGGACGGCACCGTTGCTGCGCAAAAGGTGCTGTCATGCATTGCGCGGACCGGTCAGCGATTCGGCGCCTCTCACATCACCGACGTGATTCGAGGAGCCGATACGGAGAAAGTGCGCAAGTTCGGCCACAACGACATTTCCACGTACGGAATAGGCTCGGAACGCTCGAAGCAAGCCTGGCGCTCCATCATCCGTCAGCTCGTGGCCAAGGGAATGGTGCACGTCGACATCACGGGATATGGCTCCCTGAAACTGGACGAGTCGTGCCGTCCGGTGCTGCGCGGGAATCGGGACGTCGAGTTTCGCCACGAACCGGAACCGGTGAGCAAGCGCTCATCGACGAAAACAGCGAAACGGTCCAATGCACCGGAGAGCGGGGAGGCGCGCGATCTGTTCGACGCACTACGAGAGGTCCGAACGAAGCTCGCCCGTGAACAGGACGTTCCGCCGTATGTCGTTTTTGGGGATAAAACGCTGCTTGCGATGGTTGAACATCGCCCGACGACCCCGAAAGAGTTTCGGCAATTGCACGGAGTCGGCGATGTCAAACTTGAACGATACGCCGATGCATTCCTTGACGTTGTGCGCACATTTCAAGAGAGCTGA
- a CDS encoding TM2 domain-containing protein, giving the protein MSKVLKYLPELEGDEQVFVAQMIKQMSEDQALQFANLYRARRRDPMTILLMNLLGFVAIAGVHRFYLGQVGMGLLYLFTGGFCLVGTVIDCFRYETLTFDYNANKAQECARIVMETMPSQASPSDH; this is encoded by the coding sequence ATGTCAAAAGTACTGAAGTATCTTCCCGAACTGGAGGGCGACGAGCAGGTCTTCGTCGCGCAGATGATCAAGCAGATGAGTGAAGACCAGGCGCTTCAGTTCGCCAATTTGTACCGGGCGCGTCGTCGCGATCCGATGACGATCCTGTTGATGAACCTGCTGGGATTCGTTGCCATCGCGGGCGTGCACCGATTCTACCTCGGTCAGGTCGGCATGGGGCTACTGTACCTCTTTACGGGCGGATTCTGCCTGGTCGGGACGGTGATCGACTGCTTTCGCTACGAAACGTTGACGTTCGATTACAACGCGAATAAGGCGCAGGAGTGCGCGAGGATCGTGATGGAGACGATGCCGTCACAAGCCTCACCGTCAGACCATTAG
- a CDS encoding cation diffusion facilitator family transporter yields the protein MASSKKAIYAAIAGNTAIAITKFIGAAISGSSAMLAEGIHSLVDTGNGGLLLLGIKRSQRPPDANHPFGYGKSLYFYTLIVAVLIFGLGGGFSIYEGLMHALDPGHGGSGTVTVAGITMSGLTLNTIVLTAAIVFESLALRTALQEFKKQRGDKPFFSAIKEAKDPTTFTVVFEDSAALAGLVVALLGVHLASALHMPIIDGIASIVIGLILCGVAVFLIWESKQLLIGEAADPEIRDGVYDIVHNGGPVEAVGRILTVHMGPNTLVLNMDLEFRDDLSADEVEVAIDDLEKKIRERHPQVKYIFIEADSITKRKKSPSASA from the coding sequence ATGGCTTCCTCGAAAAAAGCGATCTACGCCGCAATTGCCGGCAACACAGCCATCGCCATCACGAAGTTTATCGGTGCTGCGATTAGCGGAAGTAGCGCCATGCTGGCGGAGGGCATCCACTCGCTCGTGGATACCGGAAACGGGGGCTTGCTGCTACTCGGCATCAAGCGGAGCCAACGTCCGCCCGATGCGAACCACCCGTTTGGATACGGGAAGTCGCTATACTTCTACACGTTGATCGTGGCGGTCTTGATCTTCGGCCTCGGCGGAGGCTTTTCCATCTACGAAGGCTTGATGCATGCCCTTGATCCTGGCCATGGGGGATCGGGAACGGTGACGGTCGCTGGTATCACCATGTCGGGCCTCACGCTCAATACGATCGTCTTGACGGCCGCGATCGTATTTGAGAGTCTGGCTCTACGGACCGCACTACAAGAGTTCAAAAAACAACGGGGCGATAAACCGTTTTTCTCGGCCATCAAGGAGGCGAAAGACCCAACGACGTTTACTGTCGTCTTCGAAGATAGCGCAGCGCTGGCTGGTTTGGTCGTCGCACTGCTGGGTGTTCATCTCGCGTCCGCGCTCCACATGCCGATCATCGACGGCATTGCCTCTATCGTCATCGGTCTGATCCTGTGCGGTGTGGCCGTCTTCTTGATCTGGGAGAGCAAACAGCTTCTCATCGGCGAGGCTGCAGATCCCGAAATTCGAGACGGGGTTTACGATATTGTACATAACGGAGGCCCGGTTGAAGCAGTCGGTCGCATCCTGACCGTCCACATGGGACCGAACACACTGGTTCTCAACATGGACCTCGAATTTCGCGACGACCTATCCGCTGATGAGGTCGAGGTCGCAATCGATGATCTCGAAAAGAAAATCCGTGAGAGACACCCTCAGGTCAAATATATCTTTATCGAGGCGGATTCGATCACAAAGCGCAAGAAAAGCCCTTCAGCGTCGGCATAA
- a CDS encoding LysM peptidoglycan-binding domain-containing protein: MQGSLRLTVLAVLTTFLLAGCSSTESLSDSNEDAPTNSEAVAEADTLSEQKTPINEQVRRLFVLEARILAAPDSTAADSLHTGRLLNQAMGELSALLDRDPSVIERDAVRDVYRGLTKEYRRYHRYEGSADSMETAKGDIFSVRAGLFASLEQVDEPLLEDVMAPEAIQNIETEIPLTMNRLVKQSLDYLKSDPSKHVDSWLQREQTYGPMIDHILAQEGVPHELRYLAMIESGLNPRARSWAGAVGMWQFMRGTGRMYDLKVDGWIDERRDPEKATRAAARHLSDLYDSLGDWHLVLAAYNCGEGCVRRAVRRTERYDDIEDPNYWEVYDRLPRETRGYVPMFIAATILASQPEKHNIEPPKAAPAYAYDYVAVHGSMLTVYEIARLAETDADVIRALNPELRQRTLPPSREKYYIRIPVGSYPTFAWGYADLPESKKRPATSYRVRSGDTLSEIADRFGTSTNRLRRTNGIRGSMINIGQTLVVPVRNYDSAIQNASPQQPMRVQYGAVTPVRPLDRIVITDRGLQRSPAEQQSPPVRTASTRSSEQTSSSSASSSSTSETVSTKAKSSSSEATASTESSSSTSESSSSASQKASSSSSSASIVTVRRGDTLSDIAARHGVSTRNLQRWNRLGSSRIHPGQTLRLTAPPAGTSTYTVRRGDSLDRIARTHGVTIRQLRDWNDLRGSRIYPGQTLEIRDGGGDRPIIYTVQRGDTLSTIAKSYGTSVGELRMINELRGSRIYPGQKLKIETN, encoded by the coding sequence ATGCAGGGATCCCTCCGTCTCACCGTACTTGCCGTCCTCACAACCTTTCTTCTCGCCGGTTGCAGCAGCACAGAATCGCTGTCGGATTCGAACGAAGACGCACCAACCAATTCGGAAGCCGTCGCGGAGGCAGACACGTTATCTGAACAAAAGACGCCGATCAACGAGCAGGTCCGGCGGCTGTTCGTTCTTGAGGCCCGGATCCTTGCTGCGCCAGATAGCACAGCTGCGGATAGCCTTCACACAGGGCGATTGCTCAATCAGGCGATGGGCGAACTGTCTGCCCTGCTCGACCGTGACCCGTCGGTCATCGAGCGCGATGCCGTTCGCGACGTGTATCGCGGCCTAACGAAAGAATACCGGCGATACCATCGCTACGAAGGCTCCGCCGACTCGATGGAGACGGCAAAAGGAGACATATTCTCGGTGCGCGCCGGTCTCTTCGCGTCGCTCGAACAGGTCGACGAGCCGCTTCTCGAGGACGTGATGGCTCCCGAAGCCATTCAGAACATTGAGACGGAAATCCCGCTGACAATGAACCGGCTGGTGAAACAGAGTCTCGACTACCTGAAGAGCGATCCCAGCAAGCACGTCGACAGCTGGCTTCAGCGGGAGCAGACGTACGGCCCGATGATCGACCACATCCTCGCGCAGGAGGGCGTTCCGCACGAGCTCCGCTACTTGGCCATGATCGAGAGCGGCCTGAATCCGCGGGCGCGCAGTTGGGCGGGTGCCGTGGGAATGTGGCAGTTCATGCGCGGCACAGGTCGCATGTACGACCTGAAGGTCGATGGCTGGATCGACGAGCGACGCGACCCAGAAAAGGCAACGCGCGCCGCCGCCCGTCACCTCAGTGACCTGTACGATTCGCTGGGCGACTGGCATCTCGTCCTTGCCGCGTACAACTGCGGGGAGGGCTGCGTCCGCCGGGCCGTTCGCCGTACGGAGCGATATGACGACATCGAGGATCCGAACTATTGGGAGGTCTACGACCGGCTTCCCCGCGAGACTCGCGGCTACGTCCCAATGTTCATTGCCGCCACGATCCTCGCATCGCAGCCTGAGAAGCACAACATCGAGCCCCCAAAAGCAGCACCGGCATACGCCTACGATTACGTGGCCGTGCATGGCTCCATGCTGACGGTCTACGAGATTGCTAGGCTCGCCGAAACCGATGCGGATGTCATCCGGGCACTGAATCCGGAGCTGCGTCAGCGTACGCTTCCTCCCTCTCGTGAGAAATACTACATCCGCATCCCGGTTGGAAGCTACCCAACGTTCGCCTGGGGCTACGCAGATCTTCCAGAATCAAAAAAGCGTCCGGCGACCAGCTACCGCGTCCGCTCGGGTGACACCCTCTCGGAGATTGCGGACCGTTTCGGCACCTCGACCAACCGGTTGCGCCGCACGAATGGCATCCGCGGATCCATGATCAATATCGGGCAGACGCTCGTCGTGCCCGTCCGCAACTACGACAGCGCGATCCAAAACGCGAGCCCGCAGCAGCCGATGCGCGTTCAGTACGGCGCCGTCACACCCGTCCGTCCGCTCGACCGCATCGTAATCACAGACCGTGGCCTGCAGCGCTCGCCAGCCGAGCAGCAGAGTCCGCCGGTCCGCACGGCTTCGACGCGTTCCTCCGAGCAAACCAGCTCTTCCTCCGCGTCGTCATCGTCAACATCGGAGACCGTCTCGACGAAGGCCAAATCGTCTTCTTCTGAAGCGACTGCGTCGACGGAATCGTCATCTAGTACGTCGGAGTCCTCGTCGTCGGCGTCGCAGAAAGCATCAAGCTCGTCCTCGTCTGCGTCGATTGTCACCGTACGGCGCGGAGATACGCTGTCCGACATCGCCGCTCGTCACGGCGTAAGCACGCGCAACCTCCAGCGCTGGAATCGGCTTGGCTCCTCCCGTATCCATCCCGGTCAGACGCTGCGCCTGACCGCTCCGCCCGCCGGCACATCGACCTACACGGTTCGTCGCGGCGACTCCCTCGATCGCATCGCCCGCACTCACGGCGTCACGATCCGCCAGCTTCGCGATTGGAACGATCTCCGCGGTTCGCGAATCTATCCGGGACAGACGCTGGAAATTCGGGACGGCGGGGGCGATCGACCAATCATCTACACCGTTCAGCGAGGCGATACGCTCAGCACGATCGCAAAGAGCTACGGCACATCGGTCGGCGAATTGCGCATGATAAACGAGCTTCGCGGAAGCCGGATCTACCCCGGGCAGAAGCTGAAGATTGAAACCAACTAA
- a CDS encoding prolyl oligopeptidase family serine peptidase, whose protein sequence is MSTRIFSAAVSLDARNLVSTATPTDLSTPLLGMRFLALLCTLALLGGTITHAQPAADANARTSELSVEQIMQDPERWVGDWPENLRWHDNGRIVYFDWNPGGEFPSDSLFSYNVETGERPAKVSPEARRAAPPTFSGWHHGEHVYDLDQQRKVYTRDGDLYLYDRSADRITRLTDTPDTESSPRFSPDGRRVVYRRANELFSLSLTTGLTRQLTDLRSGRGPAPDTTAQDAFLYEQQTALFETLREEHEKQEKAKAARERERAADNDPPTYYYGDGSLRQLQIDPSERFVSFTVQEESPDAEETLLADYVTLSGFAEAIEARPKVGIQPGAFALYVQDVQRDTTYEVDLHQLPGAYDIPAYQQEQGVEMDSSEAKRSLYAYGPYWNSEGSNAVLVVRADDNKDRWIARLDAATGDLTVLDRQQDDAWVGGPGISAYGGPGTIGWMPDGETVYFQSEATGWSHLYTVDVSSGEITQLTTGEFEVSDPRLSEDGSTWTFQSTEESAHELHVYEMDADGGDRTRLTDRSGQHFTPPSPTGTLATLYEYSNRPPDIYVQDRSETAEAERVTSSPTDEWLAYDWRDPKIITFEASDGVDVPAHLYRPDDSNGAAVMFVHGAGYTQNVIKGWPYYFREMMFHNMLADLGYTVIDIDYRGSAGYGRDWRTAIYRHMGGRDLGDYVDGSAYLQDEFGINPERTFIYGGSYGGFMTLMGLFTAPESFGGGAALRSVTDWAHYNDIYTSNILNTPATDSIAYARSSPIYFAEGLEDPLLMPHGLVDANVQPQDIFRLSQRLIELGKEDWELAMYPVEPHSFEKPSSWTDEYRRIFELIQESVGPMSEHADSSAP, encoded by the coding sequence ATGTCGACTCGTATCTTTTCAGCGGCTGTCTCTCTCGACGCTCGAAATCTGGTCTCGACGGCCACCCCGACCGACCTCTCCACGCCCCTCCTCGGTATGCGATTTTTAGCTTTACTCTGTACGCTCGCCCTCCTCGGCGGTACCATCACGCACGCCCAACCTGCCGCCGACGCGAACGCCAGAACGTCTGAGCTCTCTGTCGAGCAGATCATGCAGGACCCGGAACGTTGGGTCGGTGACTGGCCGGAGAACCTCCGCTGGCACGACAACGGACGGATCGTTTACTTCGACTGGAATCCCGGTGGCGAATTCCCCTCCGACTCCCTCTTCTCCTACAATGTGGAGACGGGCGAGCGCCCTGCGAAGGTCTCTCCTGAAGCCCGACGTGCCGCCCCACCCACGTTCTCGGGCTGGCACCACGGCGAACACGTCTACGACCTCGACCAGCAGCGCAAGGTGTACACTCGCGATGGCGACCTGTACCTGTACGACCGCTCTGCCGACCGGATCACGCGTCTGACGGATACGCCCGACACAGAATCCAGCCCGCGGTTTTCGCCCGACGGACGTCGTGTGGTGTACCGACGCGCCAATGAGCTCTTTTCCCTCTCCCTCACAACGGGTCTGACGCGACAGCTCACGGATCTCCGATCCGGACGCGGTCCAGCGCCCGACACGACCGCTCAGGATGCCTTTCTCTACGAGCAACAGACGGCCCTTTTCGAAACACTCAGGGAAGAGCACGAAAAGCAGGAAAAAGCAAAAGCTGCCCGCGAACGGGAGCGCGCGGCGGACAACGATCCTCCGACGTATTACTATGGAGATGGCTCGCTTCGCCAACTTCAGATTGACCCGTCCGAGCGATTCGTATCGTTCACCGTGCAGGAAGAATCGCCGGATGCGGAGGAAACCCTCCTCGCCGATTACGTAACGCTCTCCGGTTTCGCGGAGGCGATCGAGGCGCGTCCGAAAGTCGGCATCCAGCCGGGTGCATTTGCTCTCTACGTGCAGGACGTTCAGCGGGACACGACGTACGAAGTTGACCTGCATCAGCTGCCTGGTGCCTACGACATTCCGGCGTACCAGCAGGAGCAAGGCGTCGAGATGGATTCGTCAGAAGCTAAGCGCTCTCTCTACGCGTATGGGCCGTACTGGAATTCCGAGGGGAGCAACGCGGTCCTCGTCGTTCGGGCGGACGACAACAAAGACCGATGGATCGCACGCCTCGACGCGGCAACGGGTGATCTTACCGTTCTCGACCGCCAGCAGGACGACGCCTGGGTCGGAGGCCCCGGCATCAGTGCCTATGGCGGTCCCGGTACAATCGGCTGGATGCCGGACGGGGAAACCGTCTACTTCCAGAGCGAAGCCACCGGCTGGAGCCATCTGTATACCGTGGACGTGTCGTCTGGAGAGATCACGCAGTTGACGACGGGCGAATTCGAAGTCTCCGATCCACGGCTCTCCGAAGACGGCTCGACCTGGACCTTCCAATCGACAGAAGAGTCGGCCCACGAGCTCCACGTCTACGAAATGGACGCGGATGGCGGAGACCGAACCCGCCTGACCGACCGAAGCGGACAGCACTTCACGCCGCCCTCCCCGACCGGCACGCTCGCAACGCTTTACGAGTACAGCAATCGGCCTCCGGACATCTACGTTCAGGATCGTTCGGAAACGGCTGAAGCCGAACGCGTCACCTCTTCTCCCACCGACGAGTGGCTGGCGTACGACTGGCGCGATCCCAAAATCATCACGTTTGAAGCGTCAGACGGGGTCGATGTGCCGGCCCATCTCTACCGTCCGGACGATTCGAACGGCGCGGCCGTCATGTTCGTCCACGGCGCCGGATACACCCAGAATGTGATCAAAGGCTGGCCGTATTACTTCCGCGAAATGATGTTTCACAACATGCTCGCGGACCTCGGCTACACCGTCATCGACATCGACTATCGTGGATCTGCCGGGTACGGCCGCGACTGGCGGACGGCGATCTACCGGCACATGGGCGGTCGCGATCTCGGCGATTACGTGGACGGCTCTGCCTACCTCCAGGACGAGTTCGGCATCAATCCCGAACGCACCTTCATCTACGGCGGCTCGTACGGCGGCTTCATGACGCTGATGGGGCTCTTTACCGCGCCAGAGTCGTTCGGTGGCGGCGCCGCCCTGCGCTCTGTCACGGACTGGGCACACTACAACGACATTTACACGTCGAACATCCTGAACACGCCGGCGACGGACTCAATCGCATACGCTCGTTCTTCACCGATTTACTTCGCCGAGGGCCTCGAGGACCCACTGCTGATGCCGCACGGCCTGGTCGATGCCAACGTGCAGCCGCAGGACATCTTCCGGCTCTCGCAACGCCTGATCGAACTGGGCAAGGAAGACTGGGAGCTTGCGATGTACCCCGTCGAGCCGCACAGCTTCGAGAAACCGTCAAGCTGGACAGACGAATACCGGCGCATCTTCGAGCTCATCCAGGAGTCGGTGGGCCCGATGTCCGAACACGCGGACTCATCCGCGCCATAG